The Synergistota bacterium DNA segment AAAAAAATTAGATTCTGAGCATACTTTCTAAGAATAGGTATGCTCAGTATTCCATTTTAAGATTATCACAAACAGGAGATCCAGTCAAGGGAGCCCATGTCCAATTGCAAAGAGGCTCTAGAATCTTACCTAAACGATTCATCTAAAAACAATGCTACAAATTCTTGACAAAAAAAGCAAACAGTTTTTATAATATATATTTGGTTAGTCCACCATACCATATACAAACTATTATCGTATTTTAAATAATAAATTAAAAGGTGGCAGAACATCATACCAGTTTCACTTAAGGGTGGCTTAATTCTCTCTTAAAGGAGGGAGGGAGATGAGAGGGTTTAAGTTGGGAGTTTTAAGCGCGTTAGGGATCTTAATGCTGACCCTCTCGAGCGTAATGGCAATGGACTTTAACTCCTTCCTCCAAGAGGCCTCAAAAACGGGAATTACCATCGAGAAGAAGGACGATGTGATTGCATGGACCGGACCATACGGTGGAAAAATCAAACCCAATGGTCCACTAGCAGGGAAGAAAATCGGTATTGTAGTGGGATGCGACTTCAGCGACTGGCAGGCATATTACTTAGCAGATTTCATAGGAGAGTTTGGGGGAACACCTCAGTTCATACTTGACAACAATCACTTATGGAAGGTTTCACGACACCTCTTTGGATCTGGAGCACCTGTTGAACCAACCGGACGATGGGGTTTAACTTGCACTGCCGGTTTTGATGGGCTTGGCCTAAACGGAACAAGGCTTCTTCCACCTGTGCTCATGCAACAGGGTAAAGGACATGTCGCAAATCTTCCCGTAGCTAATCCAGCGGATTACGATGCTATCATCATCCTAGGCGGATGGGCAGGAGACATAATGTATGCTGATGATGTGGCTATAAAGTTCATAAAGGCAGTCGTTGACCGTGGCGTTCCTGTAGCAGCCATAGGCGAAGGGATATTACCCTTAATCAAGCTTGGAACGGTTAAAGGTAAAAAGGTCACCGGCAATAAGGTAGTTAGCTACATGCTTCAGAAGATAGCTGAATTTAAAGACGAGCCAGTTGTAGTCGATGGAAAACTCATTACCGCCAGAGATACCATAGATACACCAGCACTTTTAAGAGCGCTTTGCAAAGTCTTCGACCCCAATTTCAAGGATATACACAAAGATATTCTCAAGGGCAAAAAGGTTATGATCATGGTTGCAGATGATTTCGAGGACATAGAGCTTTGCGCTCCCGTATTAGAACTCATGTACAGGGGTGCAGAGATAATAGTTGGTCTCTTTGAGCCTTATATTAAGTCAAGGCCTCCTTTGGTTGGTCTTGATGTAAGGATGGGAAACTTCGGAGTAAGCGTTCCCTTCCAAGAGATTCCAGAGAACTACTATAAAATCGTTAAAGCTGAAAACTTAAAGATGAGCGATTTTGACCTCATTTTGATCCCTGGAGCGATGAACCCACTTCATATCGCTGCCCTACATTCCAAGTTTCTAAAAGATGCACATGATGCTGGGAAAATCATCGCCGCTATTTGCCATGGTCCAATTCCCGTTGCCGCAGCGGATTTAGTAAAGGATAAAAAGCTCGCTGGGTGGCTTGCCTGCGAACACTCCATAGAGATAATGGGTGGCAAATTCATCCCCGATTGGGCGGCAGCCATTCACGGACGCATCGTTAGCGGAAGGACACCCCCAGAGGTTCCAGAATTCGTAGATGCTTGTACTGCAGCTCTCTTAAGGAAATAATTTAAACTAAGGGGAGCGCTTAAGCGCTCCCCTTCCTCATCCAGTCCTTACCCTCAAGTATTCTTGCAACCATCATGGCGGCAACCGTATCCCCAGTGGCATTAACCATCGTCGCTGGAGGATCAACAAGATATCCTATAGTAGCTATTATAGGGAAAGCCTCGGGAGGAAAGCCATACATGCTAACTATAAGCATTTCACCAATAAGACCTCCGCCTGGAACCCCGGACATTACAACACCGCTTAAGACGGCTATGGCAAAAGCGGTTAAGTAAGTTCCAATTCCCTCGAAGGGCATACCAAATATACCAAATAGGAAGGAGATCTTTAAGATCGCACTTATACAAGAACCATCCATGTGAGCTGTAGCGCCAACGGGTAAGACTATCTCCCTTATATCCTTAGGTATACCAAGCCTGTAAGCAGCATTAAGGTTAACAGGTAAAGTGGCCAAACTGCTTTGCGTAGCTAAAGCGGTTATGGCAGGTTCAAATATGACTTTAAAGAACTTCCTAGCTCCCTCTCCACCAGCCGCAAGGTAAGCATAAATAGCAAAGGCTATGAAGAAGTAGGCTATGGAAAGAGGATAGTAAATAAGCATCGCTCTTCCATAAGCGCCTATAAGCTGGGGGCCAAACTCTCCAACAAGAGAGGCGAAGTAAGCACCAAGACCTATAGGAGCATAGTACATTATTACCGAGATCATCTTAAGCATCGCATCTGAAAGCAGGTTAAGGAGCTTAACAAGGGGCTCGCCTTTTTCCCCAAGAAGGCTTATGCTTAATCCCAGAATTATTGAGAAGATTATAAGGGGCATCATATTCCTTCGAGAAAGAAGATCACGAAAGTCGGAAACGGTAAAGGCTTTAACCACCTGTTCGGCTGTGCTCAAGGGTTTTAACTCCTCAGGCTTGGGAAGCTCAAGCTTTACTCCCTGAGCCGGTGGGAAAGCTACAACCACAAAGGTAGTGATCGCAGCAGCAATCACTCCTGTTATAACGAATATAGCTATCATCGTACCTATGATCTTCCCAAGCCTTCTAAGGTTAGCGATACTTGCAACTGCACTCGTGACAGTTATAAGAACCAATGGGACGACAATAGTGAACATTAAGTTAAGAAATATATCTCCTAAAGGGGTTAAAACGGTAGCCTTCTTCCCCAAAGCTAGGCCAAGCAAGCTACCTATAATGATCGAAGAAAGAAGGATAAGGGAAAACCTATAAGAACGCCACAAACCTCCCTTCTCTTTTTCAGCCATATCCTTCCCTCCTTAAACAAATTTTACTTTTCAATGGTATCATAAGCGTATTTAATTCTCAATAGTATCTCTTTAAGTGTATCTTTATCGCAAGAGAAGTTAAGTCTAACGCAATTAGGGTCACCAAAATCTCCACCGTTATTCATATAGACTCTTGCTTTCTCTAAGAAAAACTCTTGAGGGTTCTTAAGGCCTAGCTTGCTACAGTCAAGCCACATCAAGAAGGTAGCCTCAGGTAAGGTAGGATCTATCAATGGGCAGTTTTCCCTTAAGAAGCTATAGGCCATATCCCTATTAGATTTAAGCGCTCTTAAGAGCTCTTCAAGCCAGGGTTCGCCATGAAGATAAGCGGTCTTAAGCGCTAAAATACCAAAAACATTCCCAGTAGTTAATTCGAGAGCCTCAAAGGACTCTATGTACCTCTGCCTTAAACCCTCATCAGGTATTATCCCGTAAGAAATGGTTAAAGCGGGAATATTAAACGTTTTGCCCGGGGAATGTAAGACTATGGTATTCTTTAATCC contains these protein-coding regions:
- a CDS encoding dicarboxylate/amino acid:cation symporter, which translates into the protein MAEKEKGGLWRSYRFSLILLSSIIIGSLLGLALGKKATVLTPLGDIFLNLMFTIVVPLVLITVTSAVASIANLRRLGKIIGTMIAIFVITGVIAAAITTFVVVAFPPAQGVKLELPKPEELKPLSTAEQVVKAFTVSDFRDLLSRRNMMPLIIFSIILGLSISLLGEKGEPLVKLLNLLSDAMLKMISVIMYYAPIGLGAYFASLVGEFGPQLIGAYGRAMLIYYPLSIAYFFIAFAIYAYLAAGGEGARKFFKVIFEPAITALATQSSLATLPVNLNAAYRLGIPKDIREIVLPVGATAHMDGSCISAILKISFLFGIFGMPFEGIGTYLTAFAIAVLSGVVMSGVPGGGLIGEMLIVSMYGFPPEAFPIIATIGYLVDPPATMVNATGDTVAAMMVARILEGKDWMRKGSA
- a CDS encoding DJ-1/PfpI family protein; translation: MIAWTGPYGGKIKPNGPLAGKKIGIVVGCDFSDWQAYYLADFIGEFGGTPQFILDNNHLWKVSRHLFGSGAPVEPTGRWGLTCTAGFDGLGLNGTRLLPPVLMQQGKGHVANLPVANPADYDAIIILGGWAGDIMYADDVAIKFIKAVVDRGVPVAAIGEGILPLIKLGTVKGKKVTGNKVVSYMLQKIAEFKDEPVVVDGKLITARDTIDTPALLRALCKVFDPNFKDIHKDILKGKKVMIMVADDFEDIELCAPVLELMYRGAEIIVGLFEPYIKSRPPLVGLDVRMGNFGVSVPFQEIPENYYKIVKAENLKMSDFDLILIPGAMNPLHIAALHSKFLKDAHDAGKIIAAICHGPIPVAAADLVKDKKLAGWLACEHSIEIMGGKFIPDWAAAIHGRIVSGRTPPEVPEFVDACTAALLRK